A genomic window from Polyangiaceae bacterium includes:
- a CDS encoding protein kinase, with protein MGYRVLPVMDLGQAVVGGDFQIERPLAQGGMAGVYVARQLSTGLQRAVKVMHPTLVADPAMRERFSQEARLGGQVPSEHVAHVIAAGVDAALGMPWIAMELLEGEDLASLVQRRGAIPFQELVSIFTQLCHALGAAHSVGIVHRDVKPENVFLANVRSSASTWQVKVLDFGIARLTADAHTMTRGIGTPLWMAPEQTESTTLTPAADVWSLGLLAFYLLTGRPYWRTAWQPTPALTALMREVVMDPLSAASERARELGVALPPGFDAWFASCVVRDPGQRYVDASQAFEALVTLSGSAGAVSGAWLPGTVQSGSGPVPTTLASGGSAGMTDASRSGPVPAMAGSGPVPATAGSALAPPATASAWTPSLQPSIGVPTPSATGRKSAGGGVLLLGLALVGIVVALIAAAVALIWFRSSSGDDVATRPESTESAAASTSAPVTATASPSASEVALAEPAPTQRRSPNSVQKGTTATPVASASSSAPGTGLKPIDRAAVQAKVDALAASATTQCAKDKSLDAGSESYSGRFGFRPDGSRSFFITGAGGARTCVRGVFYPYNVGKYAHPEEWHVEVFDWSVTVR; from the coding sequence ATGGGGTATCGTGTCCTTCCCGTGATGGACCTCGGTCAAGCCGTTGTCGGCGGAGACTTCCAGATCGAGCGGCCCTTGGCACAGGGCGGCATGGCGGGGGTGTACGTGGCGCGGCAGCTGTCCACGGGCCTCCAGCGCGCTGTCAAAGTCATGCACCCCACGCTGGTCGCAGATCCGGCGATGCGGGAACGCTTCAGCCAGGAAGCGCGTTTGGGAGGACAGGTGCCGAGCGAGCACGTCGCCCACGTGATAGCGGCAGGGGTGGACGCGGCCCTGGGCATGCCATGGATCGCGATGGAGCTCCTCGAAGGCGAGGACCTGGCTTCCCTGGTGCAACGACGCGGGGCGATTCCTTTTCAAGAACTCGTGTCGATCTTCACTCAACTTTGCCACGCCCTGGGCGCAGCACACTCGGTTGGCATCGTGCATCGGGACGTCAAGCCCGAGAACGTATTCTTGGCGAACGTGCGCAGCTCCGCGTCCACGTGGCAAGTCAAGGTGCTCGACTTCGGGATTGCGCGACTGACCGCAGATGCTCACACCATGACGCGGGGCATTGGTACTCCGCTGTGGATGGCGCCCGAGCAAACCGAGTCGACGACGCTCACGCCCGCGGCGGATGTTTGGTCGCTGGGGCTTCTGGCGTTCTACTTGTTGACGGGGCGGCCCTATTGGCGCACCGCGTGGCAGCCCACTCCCGCGCTCACGGCCTTGATGCGCGAGGTGGTGATGGATCCGCTCTCCGCAGCGTCGGAGCGCGCTCGCGAGCTCGGTGTCGCACTGCCACCGGGGTTCGACGCCTGGTTTGCCAGCTGCGTCGTGCGTGATCCAGGCCAGCGCTATGTGGATGCGAGTCAGGCCTTCGAGGCGCTCGTCACGCTTTCGGGTTCGGCGGGGGCGGTCTCAGGAGCCTGGCTACCAGGCACCGTGCAGTCGGGCAGCGGGCCCGTGCCCACGACCCTCGCGTCGGGGGGATCTGCGGGCATGACCGACGCGTCAAGAAGTGGACCTGTGCCTGCGATGGCCGGAAGTGGACCGGTGCCCGCGACAGCGGGGAGCGCCTTGGCTCCGCCAGCTACTGCTTCGGCATGGACTCCGTCACTGCAACCTTCCATCGGCGTGCCGACGCCCAGTGCGACGGGGCGCAAGAGTGCTGGGGGTGGGGTGCTGCTGCTGGGACTTGCCCTGGTTGGAATCGTGGTCGCGCTCATCGCTGCGGCGGTCGCTTTGATTTGGTTTCGCAGTAGCAGCGGCGACGACGTGGCCACTCGACCTGAGTCCACGGAGAGCGCCGCTGCTTCGACGAGTGCTCCAGTCACAGCGACAGCGAGCCCATCAGCGTCTGAAGTAGCCCTGGCCGAGCCCGCGCCGACGCAACGTCGGTCGCCCAACTCCGTTCAGAAGGGAACGACCGCAACACCGGTCGCGTCCGCATCCAGTAGCGCCCCTGGGACGGGGCTGAAGCCGATCGACCGCGCTGCCGTGCAGGCCAAAGTCGATGCCCTGGCTGCTTCCGCCACGACCCAATGCGCAAAGGACAAGAGCCTCGACGCGGGCTCAGAGTCCTATTCGGGTAGGTTCGGCTTTCGTCCGGACGGAAGCCGCTCTTTCTTCATCACGGGTGCCGGCGGCGCGCGGACCTGCGTGCGGGGTGTGTTCTACCCCTACAACGTGGGCAAGTACGCTCATCCCGAGGAATGGCACGTGGAGGTGTTCGATTGGTCCGTCACGGTGCGCTGA
- a CDS encoding cytochrome P450 — protein MTLVRAEGPPARPLFGHALEFLRDPLELMSKTARRYGRVSRLRMFDRELIMLTDPDDIERVLVKDAALFIKDKFTHDLSRALGQGLVTAEGEHWKRQRRLTAFAFTPRRIAEYAETMAQVAAHESSSWAAGSVINLHHEMSRITLDVVAKVLFAADVEAEAHTVAEAMEVFNHFFAESIEAALRLPPWVPTPANIRFNRAVKRIDRVLFGIIRRRREETARGAERANEQGADLLGTLLAAQDDSGAGMSNRELRDECITLFIAGHETTALALTHALYLLASAPDVRAEFHRELEAVLAGRTPSAEDAAALELTGRIVKEAMRIYPPVWVIGREALQDMEIRGVHIAKGTQVVLPQWVVHRDPRFFPEPERFDPDRFLPERAASLPRFAYFPFGGGPRVCIGNHFAMMEATLLLATFGQRFHFEPLAGERLEFRPSVTLRPKGEGLRVRLLRRG, from the coding sequence GTGACCCTCGTACGCGCCGAAGGACCCCCTGCGCGCCCTTTGTTTGGGCATGCGCTGGAGTTTCTTCGGGACCCCCTCGAGCTGATGTCGAAGACGGCGCGGCGCTACGGCCGAGTCTCGCGCCTACGCATGTTCGATCGGGAGCTGATCATGCTCACGGATCCCGACGACATCGAACGCGTGCTGGTCAAAGACGCCGCGCTGTTCATCAAAGACAAGTTCACCCACGATCTCTCTCGCGCCCTAGGGCAGGGACTCGTCACCGCCGAGGGCGAGCACTGGAAGCGGCAGCGTCGCCTGACGGCATTTGCGTTCACCCCGCGGCGTATCGCCGAGTACGCCGAGACCATGGCGCAAGTGGCTGCGCACGAGTCGTCCAGTTGGGCGGCGGGCAGCGTGATCAATCTGCACCACGAGATGAGTCGCATCACCCTGGACGTGGTGGCCAAGGTGCTCTTCGCCGCCGATGTCGAAGCCGAGGCGCACACCGTGGCGGAGGCGATGGAAGTGTTCAATCACTTCTTCGCCGAATCCATCGAGGCCGCCTTGCGTCTACCTCCCTGGGTGCCCACGCCGGCGAACATCCGCTTCAATCGCGCGGTCAAACGCATCGACCGCGTGCTTTTCGGCATCATTCGCCGCCGCCGCGAAGAGACGGCGCGAGGCGCCGAGCGGGCGAACGAGCAAGGCGCCGACTTGCTCGGCACCCTGCTCGCGGCCCAAGACGATAGCGGCGCCGGCATGAGTAACCGCGAGCTGCGAGACGAGTGCATCACGCTCTTCATCGCGGGGCACGAGACGACCGCACTGGCCTTGACCCACGCCTTGTACTTGCTCGCAAGCGCTCCCGACGTGCGTGCGGAGTTCCACCGCGAGCTGGAAGCGGTTCTCGCCGGACGTACACCGTCGGCCGAGGATGCCGCTGCCCTCGAGCTCACCGGCCGCATCGTCAAAGAAGCGATGCGCATCTATCCCCCGGTGTGGGTCATCGGTCGCGAGGCTCTGCAGGACATGGAGATCCGCGGCGTGCACATCGCGAAGGGCACGCAGGTCGTGCTTCCGCAGTGGGTGGTCCATCGCGACCCACGTTTTTTCCCAGAACCAGAGCGCTTCGACCCCGATCGCTTCTTGCCAGAGCGTGCCGCGTCGCTGCCGCGCTTTGCGTACTTTCCCTTTGGCGGCGGGCCGCGCGTCTGCATCGGCAATCACTTCGCGATGATGGAGGCGACGCTGCTGCTCGCGACCTTCGGTCAGCGTTTTCACTTCGAGCCGCTGGCTGGCGAACGCCTCGAGTTCCGCCCCTCCGTCACCCTTCGCCCCAAGGGCGAGGGGTTGCGAGTGCGTCTCCTGCGCCGCGGCTGA
- a CDS encoding MYXO-CTERM sorting domain-containing protein → MVRHGALSALCFAACSAVSLVAAAQCLVGTTITVDNDVPGSGYSEEKPENWLSNNVSACQGTYRYLSHTVGDGTRKDRATWQPKIAIAGYYEVTTGFRATVNRTSDADYVLHDDKGGSTKKVVNQQQGNGCTKVVIGTIYCAVGGTCRLVLDGTDDSQSDSTDVTTFKLVSCDGFDAGPPGPCAGIAANPSYEVCEETPQSCAGVFTDGSGCVAFCAAAGMTCSARYGGEPGCLKEPNNPLGCADDNGHGSDYCECVAPPVPDAGTAGGGGVSNADGGAAEGGALGEGGGANNGWGATGAVLGGGSSGTPRGETRGEDQGGCGCRVSGRQSPLPAWGAWLLAGLFLLRRRG, encoded by the coding sequence TTGGTCCGTCACGGTGCGCTGAGCGCTCTCTGCTTCGCAGCCTGCAGCGCCGTGTCCCTGGTGGCCGCGGCCCAGTGCCTCGTGGGTACGACCATCACCGTAGACAACGATGTTCCAGGTAGCGGCTACAGCGAAGAAAAGCCCGAGAACTGGCTCAGCAACAACGTGAGCGCCTGCCAGGGCACCTATCGCTACCTGTCGCACACCGTGGGGGACGGTACGCGCAAGGATCGGGCGACCTGGCAGCCGAAGATCGCCATCGCCGGATACTACGAGGTCACGACCGGCTTTCGTGCCACCGTGAATCGCACTTCGGACGCGGACTACGTGCTGCATGACGACAAGGGCGGGTCCACGAAGAAGGTGGTCAATCAGCAGCAGGGCAACGGATGCACCAAGGTAGTGATCGGTACGATCTACTGCGCCGTGGGAGGCACCTGCCGTCTCGTGCTCGACGGAACCGACGACAGTCAGAGCGACAGTACGGATGTCACGACCTTCAAGCTCGTGAGCTGCGATGGCTTCGACGCAGGGCCGCCCGGACCTTGTGCGGGGATTGCTGCAAATCCGAGCTACGAAGTATGCGAAGAGACGCCTCAGTCCTGCGCGGGAGTGTTCACCGACGGTTCGGGCTGTGTCGCCTTCTGCGCCGCCGCGGGCATGACCTGTTCCGCTCGCTACGGGGGTGAGCCCGGATGTCTGAAAGAGCCGAACAATCCTCTCGGCTGCGCTGACGACAACGGGCACGGTTCGGACTACTGTGAGTGTGTTGCGCCGCCGGTCCCCGACGCCGGCACGGCGGGAGGCGGCGGCGTGTCGAACGCCGACGGAGGTGCAGCCGAGGGCGGCGCTCTCGGCGAAGGCGGGGGCGCAAACAACGGCTGGGGAGCGACCGGCGCGGTGCTCGGCGGCGGCAGCAGCGGCACACCTCGCGGCGAGACGCGGGGCGAGGATCAAGGAGGTTGCGGCTGTCGCGTTTCGGGTCGCCAGAGTCCGCTTCCCGCCTGGGGTGCCTGGCTCTTGGCCGGATTGTTCCTGCTTCGTCGTCGCGGTTGA
- a CDS encoding VCBS repeat-containing protein has translation MRQRILVVQGVSLLALALAFGACSSDDSAGGGSGGATGSGGATGTGSSTGSGGGNTTGGTRNPTCDKGTSGGEVQAPSFVRNVKGQTSWYASPIIQDLDGDGKREIIAAYYALYVLDASGNVLDKAEDGDGRIYAPHVVADLEGDGTTEIVFGNDSKVFAYEWKSGALAMKAGFPVDTTTAGNAPEVRGLAAGDLDGNGTLEIVATTTQTASTESGGAQVFVYSANGKLHQPAGIGWTAWPRYNNKTGNGNDADRNGQGHNGFGCYGLNVGIGNIDDAPDLEVLVTYDNHHIQAFKQDGVAIDAAPYFTNRANDYSGQRLTWGQFIRWADPKVEGDHYNAHTGEWPHPSWAEWLQWTASPPNVIDLDGDGKNEVVGVPNVEKNEPYETQAYAVMVLEGAHGDGSRSAMRKPGWEALPRGGAPINVKGDYPPGGVPAPTTVNLQGDAKLEIVVPLNDGRMHAFDSNAKELWSYDHRFGKSIMYATEATIADLNQDGSPEVLFATYGDPDQLDSGHLVILGADGTPLHDVPLPNPGKNGNGNGAPAAPAVGDVDGDGQLEILVQTFEHGMDIFTVPGSAENCVLWGTARGGPLRMGQPSGN, from the coding sequence ATGCGGCAAAGAATCTTGGTGGTCCAAGGCGTGAGCTTGCTGGCGCTGGCCCTGGCGTTCGGGGCGTGCTCGAGTGACGACAGTGCTGGCGGCGGCAGCGGCGGCGCGACTGGCAGCGGTGGCGCGACGGGCACGGGAAGCTCCACGGGCAGTGGCGGAGGCAACACTACCGGCGGCACACGCAATCCCACCTGTGACAAGGGCACTAGTGGTGGAGAAGTACAGGCGCCCAGCTTCGTGCGCAACGTGAAGGGCCAGACCAGCTGGTACGCCTCGCCCATCATTCAAGATCTCGATGGCGACGGAAAGCGCGAGATCATCGCCGCGTACTACGCACTCTACGTACTCGACGCCTCGGGCAACGTGCTCGACAAGGCTGAAGACGGTGATGGGCGTATCTATGCGCCGCACGTCGTGGCTGACTTGGAGGGCGACGGCACGACCGAGATCGTGTTCGGCAACGACTCCAAGGTCTTCGCCTACGAGTGGAAATCCGGCGCCTTGGCGATGAAAGCCGGCTTCCCCGTGGACACGACCACAGCGGGCAACGCGCCGGAGGTGCGAGGCTTGGCGGCCGGGGATCTGGACGGCAACGGCACGCTGGAGATCGTGGCCACCACGACGCAAACCGCGAGCACCGAGAGCGGCGGCGCGCAGGTCTTCGTCTATTCGGCGAACGGCAAGCTGCACCAGCCGGCGGGCATCGGCTGGACGGCCTGGCCGCGCTACAACAACAAGACCGGCAACGGCAACGACGCGGACCGCAATGGCCAGGGGCACAACGGATTCGGCTGCTACGGGCTGAACGTGGGGATTGGCAACATCGACGACGCCCCAGATCTGGAAGTGCTGGTCACCTACGACAACCACCACATTCAAGCCTTCAAGCAAGACGGCGTCGCAATCGACGCGGCGCCCTACTTCACCAACCGAGCCAACGACTACTCGGGACAGCGCCTCACTTGGGGGCAGTTCATTCGCTGGGCCGATCCAAAGGTGGAGGGCGACCACTACAACGCCCACACCGGCGAGTGGCCCCACCCCAGCTGGGCAGAGTGGTTGCAGTGGACGGCGTCACCGCCGAACGTCATCGACCTGGATGGTGACGGGAAGAACGAAGTCGTCGGCGTACCCAACGTGGAAAAGAACGAACCCTACGAGACGCAAGCGTACGCAGTGATGGTGTTGGAAGGTGCGCACGGCGACGGCAGTCGCTCCGCCATGCGCAAACCAGGCTGGGAAGCCCTGCCCCGCGGGGGAGCGCCCATCAACGTCAAGGGCGACTATCCGCCCGGCGGCGTCCCCGCACCGACGACGGTGAATCTGCAGGGCGACGCGAAGCTGGAGATCGTCGTGCCCTTGAACGACGGGCGCATGCACGCCTTCGACTCCAACGCCAAAGAGCTGTGGAGCTACGACCATCGTTTCGGCAAGAGCATCATGTACGCGACAGAAGCGACCATCGCCGATCTGAACCAGGATGGTTCCCCCGAAGTGCTGTTCGCGACCTACGGTGACCCGGATCAGCTCGATTCCGGACACCTCGTGATCCTCGGCGCCGACGGCACGCCGCTACACGACGTGCCCTTGCCCAACCCGGGCAAGAACGGCAACGGCAACGGCGCTCCCGCGGCCCCTGCGGTCGGCGACGTGGACGGGGACGGCCAACTGGAGATCCTGGTGCAGACCTTCGAGCACGGCATGGACATCTTCACCGTGCCGGGCAGCGCGGAAAACTGCGTGCTGTGGGGCACCGCCCGCGGCGGCCCCCTACGCATGGGTCAACCCAGCGGCAACTGA